From one Micromonospora siamensis genomic stretch:
- a CDS encoding MFS transporter gives MSQTGAPARAGRREWIGFGVLMLPLLLVSMDVSVLYFAVPFISEQLRPSATQQLWIFDIYGFMLAGLLITMGALGDRIGRRRLLLLGAAAFGGASLLAAYADSATALIAARAVLGVGGATLMPSTLALIRNMFHDEKQRGTAVGIWTAAMTGGVAIGPVLSGVLLEHFWWGSVFLINIPAMLLLLLLAPALVPEFRNPAAGRFDLPGAVLSLGALLPVIYGIKEAARDGWTPARGAAVALGVLLGVAFVARQRTARHPMVDLALFRRRAFSGALGANLLAMFGLVGFAIFTTQHLQSVLGLSPLRAALWSLVPALAVGGVAPAGTALAQRVDRAWLIAVGFVVAAGGFTVLTRVTPDSPLWLLLLGAAGYAAGLVLVMSLVTELVLGAAPPERAGVASALTESSSELGGALGMAVLGSVGAAVYHREAVDGLPSGLPGGAVATVRETLGGALAVADGLPAATGAAVLRAARLAFTDGLHSAAVAAALVMLAAAVVAAAVLRGARLPAAAGSVAVETAPTDVPATPAAGAVLAPPVRPQSR, from the coding sequence ATGAGTCAGACGGGGGCCCCGGCCCGGGCGGGCCGGCGGGAATGGATCGGGTTCGGCGTGCTGATGCTGCCGCTGCTGCTCGTCTCGATGGACGTGTCGGTGCTCTACTTCGCCGTCCCGTTCATCAGCGAGCAGCTGCGGCCCAGCGCCACCCAGCAGCTCTGGATCTTCGACATCTACGGGTTCATGCTCGCCGGGCTGCTGATCACGATGGGCGCGCTCGGTGACCGGATCGGCCGGCGCCGGCTGCTGCTGCTCGGGGCCGCCGCGTTCGGCGGCGCGTCGCTGCTGGCCGCGTACGCCGACAGCGCCACCGCCCTGATCGCCGCCCGCGCGGTGCTGGGCGTCGGCGGGGCCACCCTGATGCCGTCCACGCTGGCCCTGATCCGCAACATGTTCCACGACGAGAAGCAGCGCGGCACCGCCGTGGGCATCTGGACCGCGGCGATGACCGGCGGCGTGGCGATCGGGCCGGTGCTCAGCGGCGTGCTGCTGGAGCACTTCTGGTGGGGTTCGGTCTTCCTGATCAACATCCCGGCGATGCTGCTCCTGCTGCTGCTCGCCCCGGCGCTGGTGCCGGAGTTCCGCAACCCGGCCGCCGGCCGCTTCGACCTGCCCGGGGCGGTGCTCTCGCTCGGGGCGCTGCTGCCGGTGATCTACGGGATCAAGGAGGCGGCCCGGGACGGCTGGACCCCGGCCCGGGGCGCGGCGGTCGCCCTCGGCGTGCTGCTCGGCGTCGCCTTCGTCGCGCGGCAGCGCACCGCCCGGCACCCGATGGTCGACCTGGCGCTGTTCCGCCGCCGTGCCTTCAGCGGCGCGCTCGGCGCCAACCTGCTGGCCATGTTCGGCCTGGTCGGCTTCGCCATCTTCACCACCCAGCACCTCCAGTCGGTGCTCGGCCTGAGCCCGCTGCGGGCGGCGCTGTGGAGCCTGGTGCCGGCGCTGGCGGTCGGTGGCGTCGCCCCGGCCGGCACCGCCCTGGCCCAGCGGGTCGACCGCGCCTGGCTGATCGCCGTCGGCTTCGTGGTCGCGGCGGGCGGCTTCACGGTGCTCACCCGGGTGACGCCGGACTCGCCCCTGTGGCTGCTGCTGCTCGGCGCGGCCGGCTACGCCGCCGGCCTGGTCCTGGTGATGTCCCTGGTCACCGAGTTGGTCCTGGGGGCGGCCCCGCCGGAGCGGGCCGGGGTTGCTTCCGCGCTGACCGAGTCCTCCAGCGAACTCGGCGGCGCGCTCGGGATGGCGGTGCTGGGCAGCGTGGGCGCCGCGGTCTACCACCGGGAGGCGGTCGACGGACTGCCGTCCGGCCTGCCCGGCGGCGCGGTGGCCACCGTCCGGGAGACCCTCGGCGGGGCGCTCGCCGTGGCCGACGGCCTGCCCGCCGCCACCGGCGCGGCGGTCCTGCGTGCCGCCCGGCTCGCCTTCACCGACGGGCTGCACTCGGCCGCGGTGGCGGCGGCGCTGGTGATGCTGGCTGCCGCGGTGGTCGCGGCAGCGGTGCTACGGGGCGCCCGCCTGCCGGCGGCGGCCGGGTCGGTCGCCGTGGAGACCGCACCGACCGACGTGCCGGCCACCCCGGCCGCCGGGGCCGTCCTCGCCCCACCGGTACGACCGCAGTCCCGCTGA
- a CDS encoding D-sedoheptulose-7-phosphate isomerase: protein MTARSPDLRPADGGGPSVLDVHLAHLAEALLSYRECEGLLARWGRELAATLVAGGRLLVAGNGGSAAEAQHLTAELVGKLRHDREPLSAIALHAETSAMTAIGNDYGYDEVFARQVRAHGRPDDILLLLSTSGTSPNLLTAAHAGHATGLRTWAFTGPAPNPLADACHEALAVSSADSQVVQELHLVSAHVLCEYVDWALTAVPGAATEPVPVAATRPAPAGTTRAGPVRTGVEVVLGADRETEPERGGRA, encoded by the coding sequence ATGACGGCGCGGTCGCCGGACCTCCGGCCGGCCGACGGCGGGGGACCGTCGGTGCTGGACGTGCACCTGGCCCACCTGGCGGAGGCGCTGCTGTCCTACCGGGAGTGCGAGGGACTGCTCGCCCGGTGGGGCCGGGAGCTCGCGGCGACCCTGGTGGCGGGCGGGCGGTTGCTGGTGGCCGGCAACGGCGGCAGCGCCGCCGAGGCCCAACACCTCACCGCCGAACTCGTCGGCAAACTCCGCCACGACCGCGAACCACTCTCCGCCATCGCCCTGCACGCCGAAACCAGCGCCATGACCGCCATCGGCAACGACTACGGCTACGACGAGGTCTTCGCCCGCCAGGTCCGCGCCCACGGCCGACCCGACGACATCCTCCTGCTCCTGTCCACCAGCGGCACCAGCCCCAACCTGCTCACCGCAGCCCACGCCGGCCACGCCACCGGCCTGCGCACCTGGGCCTTCACCGGCCCCGCCCCCAACCCACTCGCCGACGCCTGCCACGAGGCCCTCGCGGTGTCCTCGGCGGACAGCCAGGTGGTGCAGGAGCTGCACCTGGTCTCGGCTCACGTGCTCTGCGAGTACGTCGACTGGGCCCTGACCGCCGTGCCGGGCGCGGCCACCGAACCGGTGCCGGTCGCGGCGACGCGTCCGGCCCCCGCCGGGACCACCCGGGCGGGGCCGGTGCGCACGGGGGTCGAGGTGGTGCTCGGCGCCGACCGGGAGACCGAGCCGGAACGAGGAGGTCGAGCGTGA
- a CDS encoding glycosyltransferase, translating into MNVLVWHVHGSWMTSFVHGKHRYLVPVTPERGPYGLGRARTYPWPADAVEVTPQELRHADVDLVVLQRPEEFDLACEWLGRRVGRDIPAIYVEHNTPKGDVPNTRHPMADRDDLLLVHVTAFNELFWDNGSTRSTVVEHGIVAPTVEWTGELDRLAVVINEPVRRWRVTGTDLLPRFAEIAPLDVFGMGVAGLAERLGLPAGRVTTHDDVPQHLMHAELARRRAYLHLCRWTSLGLSLIEAMSIGMPVVALATTEAVVAVPPPAGVLSTRIDVLRDGARRFVEDRSLAARTGAQARAAARERYGLERFLADWDRLLEEEVCASR; encoded by the coding sequence ATGAACGTGCTGGTCTGGCACGTGCACGGGTCGTGGATGACCTCGTTCGTGCACGGCAAGCACCGCTACCTGGTGCCGGTCACCCCCGAGCGCGGCCCGTACGGGCTGGGTCGGGCCCGCACCTACCCGTGGCCGGCGGACGCCGTCGAGGTGACCCCGCAGGAGCTGCGCCACGCCGACGTCGACCTGGTCGTGCTGCAGCGGCCCGAGGAGTTCGACCTGGCCTGCGAGTGGCTGGGCCGGCGGGTCGGCCGGGACATTCCGGCGATCTACGTCGAGCACAACACCCCGAAGGGCGACGTGCCGAACACCCGCCACCCGATGGCCGACCGCGACGACCTGCTGCTGGTCCACGTCACCGCGTTCAACGAGCTGTTCTGGGACAACGGGAGCACCCGCAGCACGGTGGTCGAGCACGGCATCGTCGCCCCGACCGTCGAGTGGACCGGTGAGCTGGACCGGCTCGCCGTGGTGATCAACGAGCCGGTGCGCCGCTGGCGGGTCACCGGCACCGACCTGCTGCCCCGGTTCGCCGAGATCGCCCCGCTGGACGTCTTCGGCATGGGGGTGGCCGGACTGGCCGAGCGGCTCGGGCTGCCCGCCGGCCGGGTCACCACCCACGACGACGTGCCCCAGCACCTGATGCACGCCGAACTCGCGCGGCGGCGGGCGTACCTGCACCTGTGCCGGTGGACCTCGCTCGGGCTGAGCCTGATCGAGGCCATGTCCATCGGCATGCCGGTGGTCGCGCTGGCCACCACCGAGGCGGTGGTGGCGGTGCCGCCGCCGGCCGGCGTCCTGTCCACCCGGATCGACGTCCTGCGCGACGGCGCCCGACGGTTCGTCGAGGACCGGTCGCTGGCCGCCCGCACCGGCGCGCAGGCCCGTGCGGCGGCGCGGGAGCGCTACGGCCTGGAACGTTTCCTCGCCGACTGGGACCGGCTGCTGGAGGAGGAAGTATGCGCGTCGCGCTGA
- a CDS encoding PfkB family carbohydrate kinase — protein MTGPVVVIGDTLLDRDVEGVVNRLCPDSPVPVLDETAHVDRPGGAGLAALFAAAQGAEVALVTALADDAGGARLSSLLTAAGVQVYGLPLAGATPEKIRLRARGRVLLRHDRGGPAGEPGQPSEAVLRLIATASAVLVSDYGRGVARQPALRAALAATAAPVVWDPHPRGPAAVPGVQLATPNESEARELAKVAPGASRLVTASRGAQGLRERWRAGAVAVTLGGDGALLCHAGSTPLVVPAPASAEGDTCGAGDRFAAAASLALARGALVSEAVQHAVAEASAYVAGGGVAAVLPPPVRTAPAVVTVSGGDRIGVVAAGALAAEVRAAGGTVVATGGCFDLLHAGHVATLQAARQLGDCLIVCLNSDASVAGLKGPDRPVVPQGDRSRMLAALSCVDAVLIFDEATPHAALSWLRPDVWVKGGDYATGAGDEPALPEAELLRRWGGHTVVVPYLDGRSTSDLIAAARAGRRRAAESQVGEPGRHEVRSATTGRSR, from the coding sequence GTGACGGGACCCGTGGTGGTGATCGGCGACACCCTGCTGGACCGGGACGTCGAGGGAGTGGTGAACCGGCTCTGTCCGGACTCGCCGGTGCCCGTGCTGGACGAGACCGCGCACGTGGACCGGCCCGGCGGGGCGGGACTCGCGGCGCTCTTCGCCGCCGCGCAGGGTGCCGAGGTGGCCCTGGTGACCGCGCTGGCCGACGACGCGGGCGGGGCCCGGCTCAGCTCGCTGCTCACCGCCGCGGGAGTGCAGGTGTACGGGCTGCCGTTGGCCGGCGCCACACCGGAGAAGATCCGGCTGCGGGCCCGGGGACGGGTGCTGCTGCGGCACGACCGGGGTGGGCCGGCGGGGGAGCCCGGGCAGCCCAGCGAGGCGGTGCTGCGGCTGATCGCCACCGCGTCGGCGGTGCTGGTCAGCGACTACGGGCGCGGGGTGGCCCGGCAGCCGGCACTGCGGGCCGCGCTCGCCGCCACCGCCGCCCCGGTGGTCTGGGACCCGCACCCGCGCGGGCCGGCGGCGGTGCCCGGCGTCCAGTTGGCCACCCCGAACGAGTCCGAGGCGCGGGAGCTGGCGAAGGTCGCGCCGGGCGCGTCCCGCCTGGTCACCGCCTCCCGGGGCGCGCAGGGACTGCGGGAGCGCTGGCGGGCCGGCGCGGTGGCGGTCACCCTGGGCGGCGACGGGGCGCTGCTCTGCCACGCCGGGTCCACCCCGCTGGTGGTGCCCGCCCCGGCCAGCGCCGAGGGGGACACCTGCGGCGCGGGCGACCGGTTCGCGGCGGCGGCCAGCCTCGCGCTGGCCCGGGGAGCGCTGGTCTCCGAGGCGGTGCAGCACGCGGTCGCCGAGGCGTCGGCGTACGTGGCGGGCGGGGGAGTGGCCGCCGTCCTGCCGCCGCCGGTGCGTACGGCGCCCGCCGTGGTCACCGTGTCCGGCGGGGACCGGATCGGCGTGGTGGCCGCGGGCGCGCTCGCCGCCGAGGTACGCGCGGCGGGTGGCACGGTCGTCGCCACCGGCGGCTGCTTCGACCTGCTGCACGCCGGTCACGTCGCCACCCTCCAGGCCGCCCGGCAGCTCGGTGACTGCCTGATCGTCTGCCTGAACTCCGACGCCAGCGTCGCCGGGCTGAAAGGGCCGGACCGGCCGGTGGTGCCGCAGGGCGACCGGAGCCGGATGCTGGCCGCGCTGAGCTGCGTCGACGCGGTGCTGATCTTCGACGAGGCCACCCCGCACGCGGCGCTGTCCTGGCTGCGGCCCGACGTCTGGGTCAAGGGCGGCGACTACGCCACCGGGGCGGGTGACGAGCCGGCGCTGCCCGAGGCGGAGCTGCTGCGCCGCTGGGGCGGGCACACGGTGGTGGTGCCCTACCTCGACGGCCGGTCCACCAGCGACCTGATCGCGGCGGCCCGGGCGGGCCGGCGGCGGGCGGCGGAGAGCCAGGTGGGCGAGCCGGGCCGGCACGAGGTGCGGTCGGCGACGACAGGGAGGTCACGATGA
- a CDS encoding glycosyltransferase has protein sequence MRVALISEHASPLAVLGGEDAGGQNTHVAELAAALVDAGHEVRVYTRRDAPDLPVTVRAPDGFDVVHVPAGPAEPLAKDELLPHMREFSHWLVDRWRGGDWTPEVIHAHFWMSGLAALSAGGRTGVPVVQTYHALGTVKRRHQGVQDTSPARRVAYERELGCSVDRVVAQCRDEVGELVRMGVPRSRMTIIPSGVNLSTFTPLGPTAERVPGRARILTVGRLVERKGFQTVIRAMAHVPDAECVVVGGPPAGLLESDPYARRLRALAESCGVADRVRLVGAVPREEMGRWYRSADVLVAAPWYEPFGLTPLEAMACGIPVIGTAVGGLTDTVVPGRTGDLVPARDPRALGTAVQGLLTDRIRRFGYATAALDRARRCYSWATTAERLAEVYGEVAAVRRPSRVVAG, from the coding sequence ATGCGCGTCGCGCTGATCTCGGAGCACGCCAGCCCGCTCGCCGTCCTCGGCGGGGAGGACGCGGGCGGCCAGAACACCCACGTCGCGGAGCTGGCCGCCGCGCTGGTCGACGCCGGCCACGAGGTCCGGGTCTACACCCGCCGCGACGCGCCGGACCTGCCGGTCACCGTCCGAGCCCCGGACGGCTTCGACGTGGTGCACGTACCGGCCGGACCGGCGGAGCCGCTGGCCAAGGACGAGCTGCTGCCGCACATGCGGGAGTTCAGCCACTGGCTGGTGGACCGGTGGCGGGGCGGGGACTGGACGCCCGAGGTGATCCACGCGCACTTCTGGATGAGCGGGCTGGCCGCGCTGAGCGCGGGCGGACGGACCGGGGTGCCGGTGGTGCAGACGTACCACGCGCTGGGCACGGTCAAGCGGCGGCACCAGGGGGTGCAGGACACCAGCCCGGCCCGACGGGTCGCGTACGAGCGGGAGCTGGGCTGCTCGGTCGACCGGGTGGTCGCCCAGTGCCGCGACGAGGTCGGCGAGCTGGTCCGGATGGGAGTCCCCCGGTCCCGGATGACGATCATCCCGTCCGGGGTGAACCTGAGCACCTTCACCCCGCTCGGCCCGACCGCCGAGCGGGTGCCGGGGCGGGCCCGGATCCTCACCGTCGGCCGGCTGGTGGAACGCAAGGGCTTCCAGACGGTGATCCGGGCGATGGCGCACGTACCCGATGCGGAGTGCGTCGTGGTGGGGGGTCCCCCCGCCGGCCTGCTGGAGTCCGACCCGTACGCCCGGCGGTTGCGGGCCCTGGCTGAGTCGTGCGGGGTGGCCGACCGGGTGCGGCTGGTCGGCGCGGTGCCCCGGGAGGAGATGGGGCGCTGGTACCGGTCGGCGGACGTGCTGGTCGCCGCCCCCTGGTACGAGCCGTTCGGCCTCACCCCGCTGGAGGCGATGGCCTGCGGCATCCCGGTGATCGGCACCGCGGTCGGTGGCCTCACCGACACGGTGGTGCCCGGCCGCACCGGTGACCTCGTCCCGGCCCGCGACCCGCGGGCGTTGGGCACCGCCGTCCAGGGCCTGCTCACTGACCGGATCCGCCGCTTCGGGTACGCCACCGCGGCGCTGGACCGGGCCCGGCGGTGCTACTCCTGGGCCACCACGGCGGAGAGGCTCGCCGAGGTCTACGGGGAGGTGGCCGCGGTGCGCCGGCCGAGCCGGGTGGTCGCCGGATGA
- a CDS encoding TetR/AcrR family transcriptional regulator: protein MDATKDDTGPALPPAIEAAWGLRDRAPKGPRPGLTLAGIVEAAVRVADDEGLAAVSMGRVAKELGAGTMALYRYVGAKDELLTLMVDTAYGEPPGAGDDGRDWRAGLARWAWADRSALRRHPWMLLVPIAGPPLTPNSLAWLEDGLRCLADTGLAENEKMSVILLVTGYVRNESLLTAQIVEGTRAAGIAPGELMPTYRRLVARVTDPQRFPALHRVLAAGVLDRDDDPDDEFVFGLERVLDGVAALIGRRTTG from the coding sequence GTGGACGCGACGAAGGACGACACCGGTCCCGCTCTCCCCCCGGCCATCGAGGCCGCCTGGGGCCTGCGCGACCGCGCGCCGAAGGGCCCCCGGCCCGGCCTCACCCTGGCCGGGATCGTCGAGGCGGCCGTGCGGGTGGCGGACGACGAGGGCCTGGCCGCCGTCTCCATGGGCCGGGTCGCCAAGGAACTGGGCGCCGGCACGATGGCCCTCTACCGGTACGTCGGCGCGAAGGACGAGCTGCTCACCCTGATGGTCGACACCGCGTACGGCGAACCCCCCGGCGCCGGCGACGACGGCCGGGACTGGCGCGCGGGGCTGGCCCGGTGGGCCTGGGCCGACCGCTCCGCGCTGCGCCGGCACCCGTGGATGCTGCTGGTGCCGATCGCCGGCCCGCCGCTGACCCCCAACTCGCTGGCGTGGCTGGAGGACGGCCTGCGCTGCCTCGCCGACACCGGGCTCGCCGAGAACGAGAAGATGTCGGTCATCCTGCTGGTCACCGGGTACGTCCGCAACGAGTCCCTGCTGACCGCGCAGATCGTCGAAGGCACCCGGGCCGCCGGCATCGCGCCCGGCGAGCTGATGCCCACCTACCGGCGGCTGGTCGCCCGGGTGACCGACCCGCAGCGGTTCCCCGCCCTGCACCGGGTGCTGGCGGCGGGCGTGCTCGACCGCGACGACGACCCGGACGACGAGTTCGTCTTCGGCCTGGAGCGGGTGCTCGACGGGGTGGCCGCGCTGATCGGCCGGCGGACCACCGGCTGA
- a CDS encoding SDR family oxidoreductase has product MSRGVPGAGPTVLVTGGSSGLGAAVVAAVARAGGRPLVLDRRAPADGVPWVECDLADARAAEEATRQLAERSGGLDGVVTAAGMDVPGKLADLPGETWDRIVAVDLLATAAVVRAALPYLEASRGSVVTVASTLGVKAVSDATAYCAAKFGVVGFTRALAAELAGTVGVTLLIPGGMRTAFFDDRDEQYKPGPDAILNDPADTAAAVMFALSQPAGCAVREMVVCAEQESSYP; this is encoded by the coding sequence ATGAGCCGTGGGGTGCCCGGAGCCGGGCCGACCGTCCTGGTCACCGGTGGGTCGAGTGGGCTGGGCGCGGCGGTGGTGGCCGCGGTGGCCAGGGCCGGTGGGCGGCCGTTGGTGCTGGACCGGCGGGCGCCGGCCGACGGGGTGCCGTGGGTGGAGTGCGACCTGGCGGACGCCCGGGCGGCCGAGGAGGCCACCCGGCAGCTCGCCGAACGCTCGGGCGGGTTGGACGGGGTGGTGACCGCCGCCGGCATGGACGTCCCGGGGAAACTCGCCGACCTGCCCGGGGAGACCTGGGACCGGATCGTCGCGGTGGACCTGCTGGCCACCGCCGCCGTGGTGCGGGCGGCACTGCCCTATCTGGAGGCGTCCCGGGGCAGCGTCGTCACGGTGGCCTCGACGTTGGGCGTCAAGGCGGTCAGCGACGCCACCGCGTACTGCGCGGCGAAGTTCGGGGTGGTCGGCTTCACCCGCGCCCTCGCCGCCGAACTCGCCGGCACCGTCGGCGTCACCCTGCTGATCCCCGGCGGCATGCGGACCGCCTTCTTCGACGACCGGGACGAGCAGTACAAGCCCGGCCCCGACGCGATCCTCAACGATCCGGCCGACACGGCCGCGGCCGTCATGTTCGCGCTGTCCCAGCCGGCCGGCTGCGCGGTGCGGGAGATGGTGGTCTGCGCCGAGCAGGAGTCGTCGTACCCGTGA
- a CDS encoding glycosyltransferase family 9 protein has protein sequence MILVLRALGVGDLATGVPALRALHAAYPEQELALIAPAWLDPLIDLVGGIDRRIHTDGLGPLPRTGPAPEIAVNLHGRGPQSHRMLTTTRPDRMLAFANPDAGHHDGPAWNDDEHEVHRWCRLLAWYGIPADPGDLALLAPPPSGVPTGVTVVHPGSKIRAKRWPADRFAALARQLTERGHRVVVTGSADERELAGRVADRAGLPATAVLAGRTDVGELAALVARARLVVSGDTGVAHLATGYGTASVVLFGPVPPDRWGPPPGRSRHRVLTAGDGEWTGGAGVGTPSTMAAIPLDRVLAAVDEAEQAVRTSGAIAA, from the coding sequence GTGATCCTCGTCCTGCGGGCGCTCGGCGTCGGGGACCTCGCCACCGGGGTCCCCGCGCTGCGCGCCCTGCACGCCGCGTACCCGGAACAGGAGTTGGCCCTCATCGCCCCCGCCTGGCTCGACCCCCTGATCGACCTGGTCGGCGGCATCGACCGACGGATCCACACCGACGGCCTCGGACCCCTGCCCCGGACCGGGCCGGCACCGGAGATCGCGGTCAACCTGCACGGCAGGGGCCCACAGTCACACCGGATGCTCACCACCACCCGACCCGACCGCATGCTCGCCTTCGCCAACCCCGACGCCGGACACCACGACGGACCGGCCTGGAACGACGACGAACACGAGGTGCACCGCTGGTGCCGGCTGCTCGCCTGGTACGGCATCCCCGCCGACCCGGGCGACCTGGCGTTGCTTGCGCCCCCGCCGTCGGGCGTGCCGACCGGGGTGACCGTCGTGCACCCGGGCAGCAAGATCCGGGCGAAGCGCTGGCCGGCCGACCGGTTCGCCGCCCTGGCGCGGCAGCTCACCGAACGGGGACACCGGGTGGTGGTCACCGGCTCCGCCGACGAGCGGGAACTCGCCGGGCGGGTGGCGGACCGGGCCGGGTTGCCGGCCACGGCCGTGCTCGCCGGCCGCACCGACGTCGGCGAGTTGGCCGCCCTGGTCGCCCGGGCCCGGTTGGTGGTCAGCGGGGACACCGGGGTGGCCCACCTGGCCACCGGCTACGGCACCGCCTCCGTGGTGCTCTTCGGACCGGTCCCGCCGGACCGGTGGGGACCGCCGCCCGGCCGCTCCCGGCACCGGGTGCTGACCGCTGGCGACGGTGAATGGACCGGTGGCGCAGGGGTAGGAACGCCATCGACGATGGCGGCCATCCCGCTCGACCGGGTGCTGGCCGCCGTGGACGAGGCGGAACAGGCGGTGCGGACGTCCGGTGCGATTGCGGCGTAG
- a CDS encoding DNA topoisomerase IB, with protein sequence MRLRRSDPGRPGYGRRRRGEGWRYVDKAGAPLRDPDEVARIDGLVIPPAWEDVWISPYPNGHIQATGIDAAGRKQYLYHPQWRRKRDEAKFDHVLEVAHRLPVLRSRVAQDLEGRGLNRNRVLATVTRLLDMGMFRVGNDQYAVGDEATYGVSTLRPEHARSRGGCVVFEFPAKGGVEQVRRIEDPELCRVLTNLRRRRRSEERLFGYWDGRDWRDVRSDEVNDYLRDASGGEMTAKDFRTWHATVLAATELATLGPARSATARKRAVAAVMRSVSELLGNTPTVARTSYVDPRVVDLFHDGVVAPVAPQTPREDAERIVLALLEDA encoded by the coding sequence GTGCGATTGCGGCGTAGTGATCCGGGCAGGCCGGGGTACGGACGTCGCCGGCGCGGCGAGGGCTGGCGGTACGTCGACAAGGCCGGCGCGCCGCTGCGCGACCCGGACGAGGTGGCCCGGATCGACGGCCTGGTCATCCCGCCCGCCTGGGAGGACGTCTGGATCTCGCCGTACCCCAACGGGCACATCCAGGCCACCGGCATCGACGCGGCCGGACGCAAGCAGTACCTCTACCACCCGCAGTGGCGGCGCAAGCGGGACGAGGCGAAGTTCGACCACGTCCTGGAGGTGGCGCACCGGCTGCCGGTGCTGCGCAGCCGGGTGGCGCAGGACCTGGAAGGTCGGGGACTGAACCGCAACCGGGTGCTCGCCACGGTGACCCGGCTGCTCGACATGGGCATGTTCCGGGTCGGCAACGACCAGTACGCCGTCGGCGACGAGGCCACCTACGGGGTCTCCACGCTGCGGCCGGAGCACGCCCGGTCCCGGGGTGGCTGCGTGGTCTTCGAGTTCCCGGCCAAGGGCGGCGTCGAGCAGGTACGCCGGATCGAGGATCCGGAGCTGTGCCGGGTGCTGACCAACCTGCGCCGGCGGCGTCGCAGCGAGGAACGCCTCTTCGGCTACTGGGACGGTCGGGACTGGCGCGACGTGCGCAGTGACGAGGTCAACGACTACCTGCGCGACGCCAGCGGCGGGGAGATGACCGCGAAGGACTTCCGCACCTGGCACGCCACGGTGCTGGCCGCCACGGAACTGGCGACGTTGGGTCCGGCGCGCTCGGCGACGGCCCGTAAGAGGGCGGTGGCCGCCGTGATGCGGTCCGTGTCGGAGCTGCTGGGCAACACCCCGACGGTGGCCCGGACCTCCTACGTGGACCCGCGGGTGGTCGACCTGTTCCACGACGGGGTGGTGGCGCCGGTGGCGCCGCAGACGCCACGGGAGGACGCCGAACGGATCGTGTTGGCCCTGCTGGAGGACGCCTGA